CCTGAATAACCCATCGGAAATCATCGAAGTTGGGATTGTCAAGAATTTTGTGTAAGCAAGAAAAGTTAGTGGAGAAAGTACTCAGGATTATTGATGGCAAAATAACCCAAGGCTCTCTTCTAATGGGAAATTGGCACTGTCCATCTCCTTGTCAAATTTTTCAGTCCTAAGTACAGTAATTTCAAGGCTGCATCTGGATTCGGGAACATTCCCTTCTTTTTCAAGGCCTTCCGCAGAGAACGGTTCACCGCCTCGATGGCATTGGTGGCGTAAATCATCCTGCGGATTTCTGGCAGGTAATCAAACAGGGGAATAATGTTCTCCCAATGATTCAGCCATAGTTGGGAAATACTGGGGTAGATGTCATCCGGAATAGAGCTTTAAATCTTCGAGGTCATAGGTTCTAAATTTGGAGTCAGCAGTTACCAAAGTTAGGGAATGATTGATTGCTTGGGCAATGAGAATTCGATCAAAGGGATCGCGGTGGTCACGGTTTAGTGGTAGGTTTCGATATTGAATTAGGTCATCTCGACTCAGATTTAAAGTATTGACCCTCAGAAAATCTATTTGCTCTAAAATGTCGTGATAATTGGAACCTGCTGGCAGTTTGCCAATATTGAACTTAATCGCTATTTCCCAGAGACTAGCGATACTTAAATTCAGATTTTCTCTCTGATCGAGAATTGCTTTAATCTCAGGACTTAGCCTTTTATCGGCGGCTAAATACCAGAGCAAAATATGGGTATCAAGCAAGTACATTTACATATACTCCGCCAATTCTTCTAGGGGTTCGTCAAAATCGTCGGGAACCACTAATTTTCCGGCTAAACTGCCATAACCGTACTTTTTCTCTGTTGGGAGAACTGGTGGCTGAGAATTTTTGAGATACTTTTGGGCAAGGAACTCGATAAAGTCTTCGACTTGCTTTTTGATTCCTGTAGGTAAGGCATTATATTTTTCAAGAATTGAAGGGTTCATGGCTAAATACTCTCCATTAAATAGATTCAGTCTTCCATAAATCCGGTGTGGCTTGGAT
The Picosynechococcus sp. PCC 7002 genome window above contains:
- a CDS encoding transposase, with amino-acid sequence MPDDIYPSISQLWLNHWENIIPLFDYLPEIRRMIYATNAIEAVNRSLRKALKKKGMFPNPDAALKLLYLGLKNLTRRWTVPISH
- a CDS encoding type II toxin-antitoxin system VapC family toxin → MYLLDTHILLWYLAADKRLSPEIKAILDQRENLNLSIASLWEIAIKFNIGKLPAGSNYHDILEQIDFLRVNTLNLSRDDLIQYRNLPLNRDHRDPFDRILIAQAINHSLTLVTADSKFRTYDLEDLKLYSG
- the vapB gene encoding type II toxin-antitoxin system VapB family antitoxin → MNPSILEKYNALPTGIKKQVEDFIEFLAQKYLKNSQPPVLPTEKKYGYGSLAGKLVVPDDFDEPLEELAEYM